Genomic window (Temnothorax longispinosus isolate EJ_2023e chromosome 3, Tlon_JGU_v1, whole genome shotgun sequence):
tttcatgaaaagtttcaaagttttaaagtaaaaaagttatacAAACATTTTGCAGTGCTCTTCCAATAATTActtcattaaatttatcattttagttaatattttagtacgttaatattttatgttttataaatgttacgCTAATACAAAACATTAACATCTTCCTTTAATGACGAATATTACGCGATTGAAGATGAATATTTGGGAAACTATAGAAGGTGaagtaaaatgagaaaaaagatgatattattactattttattatcatttaccactttaacaattttaatactgtCGCTCTTTGGAGAGTACACGATATGCAAATACcatgttaataacaaaaatacagCATACATACTTTCTTTAGCCAAAATACGACATCAATTAGCAATCTTCAGTTTCCAGTCTAAAAACTTAAATACAGatatattttcgttaaaagAAGTAACGATcaatggaaatattatattaatattattaaaccgAAAATACTTGAGTCAAACATCCTCGTTGGTCTAAGTAAAATGTTTTGCTAAgcgcgaaataataaattacatatactatacttttaaatacataGTTACGTTgtcctaaaaaaatatttaggaCAATAATCCCGTAAAAACGCAATGCGAACAAAAGTATTAAAAGTTTCGCTTCTTTACTCTGActagtaaaaaaatagaaataatccAGTATAagatcataaaatttattaaaatgtagaaaTCTTTCTCCTAATACagtaatatcaatatttcctctttcttgtaattgtaattgttacaaattcttttaaagcTAAATATAAGTGGACACAACACACGTCTCAACTGCgttctttatcttctttaaaGCGTTAATTTCTGTTTCTCCACTTTCGTCTTCAGCAGATCCTTGATAAGGTGATTTACCGACATCGTGGGCAGTCGAAGTAAAGATCCAGGATAGTTTCTCCTATACGTGATCAGGCTTCTACGTGGAGTTTTAACCGCAGACATCACAAACGTACAACCTGATGTATCAGTAGATGCTGTTGATTGATTCACGTTCTGGATCGTGAATCTCTTACCGTGCAGCTCTATACGGCATCATATCGGTGTGACTTCTCGGTGTATCACTTCTTCATAGAATCCTTGCTGCTCAAGATCTTACCGCACGTAGCAGACGATGGCCTCCCGGTTATTATGTAGCTTGCGGTGTTGGTCCTTCTTCGTCGCGAATTTCTTTCAGTACACGTCCCAAAAAAACTGATGACCGTAAGTACAATTTACGCGATGCCTATTAAGGGCAAACAGATTCTGGTGAGTTTTACCGTACAGATCGCACATCGTCTGGCGGCTACTATTGTATAAGCATTGCATAAACTTGTGCAGATCTCTCTTAGTCTTGAAGTGCCAGTTGCAAACGTTGCGTACATTGTACGCCGTATATAATTCTGATCGTCTGtatgttttcttaaattgtACCCCCCCCCCTTGCAGGTCGAACGTTATCGCGCAGACAATGTcgcaaaaatacttttttaaaagcgTTCATCTTTTCGATATGTTATCGCAGTTCGTCCTTCAAGTCAAAAGTGATGTTCGCAGAAATGAAAATTCTACTGACTTTTCAACTGCGaagcaataataaaagtaatgaaGCACAAGTTTAAACCTTCTCACATgacttttctctttcctctgaatatattttttcatcataAACTTGCACTTTGTCCTGGGATGATGCGGCTTATTCCTTGACATGCTTTTCGTATATAGGCTTGCTTTGAATTGAGATTTTTCTGCGCAATTCTCACAGAAGATTGTAACTGCGACAAACTGTTATTTGTCGACTTTTAAAGAACCGATAGTATCGATTATACCCCTAAAAGTtcaagaaaaaagattattattattattaaaacctCAACACATCTGGTTAATACAAAGTATACTTATCTCTTATTGTGACTTTACGAAATGTTTCGTAAAATCTGAATTGTCTTCGAAAGTAGCACAAGTACGTAAAAGTTTTAGGCATTAAAAAATGGCTGTTAAAACAGGATcataataatcttataatattatatatatacccagACAGCACACAAATGTCCAAAAATGGGACATAAGATTAAAGACGACATTAAGACGCCTTTTAGACATCATATCATACGACgttttaaagatatctttaagacgtcttatgtcccgattttggataTGCGTGCTGTGTCTgggtatacatatgtatgcattctttaattaaatatatattgtctaactaaatatattattatctaaagATACTTTACAAGAAGTgttgtcaaaaatatttatttgaaacggTAATCTGTACTCTTGTGCACATACCTTactaatctaattttattgaacACAGTTATCTTCGAAGAAAACTAATACTTATGTAAAGCCATTCAATGCGCTATtgcttataaattaatattaatgtatacgCCAGAGAACATGTATTGTGTATGAAGAAATCGATAATTGCTTGATGTATTTTATGTgacaagataattattaatgtaaataaattattatcctttacattttaaaaaagtgatTGAATCACTTTATGCTCTTGTATACGTAAGAATATTGTTTCTCCACACATAATATAACAGTGagatattaatagaaaattacttACTGTACAATAGATACAAAAATTTGCCCACAATAGAGCAATTACatcatttattatcaaatattgtACTATACTCAATATTCTCACGATatatctttcaaaaaattatggttttattataaacaccAATAAGAAATGCTGATTCTGAGATAgctaaaataaagaataaagataaagataaagaaaaaaaatgaaaaaatgataaaaaaataaaaaaatgataaaatgaagaataaaaataaagataaagataaaaagataaaggcttatttcaattattacttcaattatttcaataaaacaaaaacataacattttttcttcttataaaaagattattctgAGAGTCACTTTAGCAccattttaaaatcaaaaagttttgatttttccatttttttatataagttatttcagtttttaaatctattctttaaataacggaaataacggaaaaaataattaaataattaaataggccgaattatcttatatttctatctaatgactaaatttttaaattatcgtgACACTGCAAATCCGAATTTTATACCAGTACGAATAAAGTAATATCATACATGCATGAAacatacgtataaaaaaatattttcataaaaaaaaagagataataagATAGTGTATGTAAtagacattttatatttatcttctgtAAAACAATGTTGCATTAAGCGGAAAATTTACATAActtttttactaattgtaCTTACATGATTTTatgattgatttatattattatgccTAATACGATTCTTTCTCTGCTCACAAAATCAGCATTTgcattatgaaaaatattattgagccatttttaatcaataaaatagcgtttaaaaaaatattgaacagtATCAAATCAAaactatcaaaataatttacgtttcttcattaattttaatacgtcatttgacCTATTGGCGATGTTGCATGTGAtccacaaaaataaatgttgtattttcattatataccttcgtaatgtattttattggCTCAAGAAAGTGTACAAGTGTGTTTTTAATTTGGTTGACGATAAATATATCGAGAGACTGAAACGCCGACAGAAGTTGTAAGATCACTATTCttctattctattctattttagaaatatgtaatttacaaCAGCTAGCTATCTatctatacattttatacctatttattatatgtatatcagttactctcaaaaatttaatcaaattttgaatataaagaAATCGTTATGGATCACAAACTTCGAAAACTTGGTGGCATTCTTGTTTTCAATGGAATACTTCTATTCTAATAagtatgtttttatttcttagtaCATTACATTGAGACAATCActggttttattttaaaattaaattttagggcaatttttttatctggacgacatacatatatctgtataacataaactatatttaaatttattagcgATAATTGCGGAAACATTTTGTGAGTTgataaaactaaatttaaaaacaaaattaattaacttcttAGAGAAATTGGCATCATCGACAATTTGCTTTATGATGCTTTCTTTTtcctaattttaaatttctaaaatagtGATACCGCAGAGTTTTACAAATACTCTGTTTCTCTCTACGTTTCTATTGTTTATCATCTTTTGTTTTTTGCTTCaactttctcattattttacatttgtcaCAAAAACGATACGCAAgagaacaaataaataacaaaaatcgGATAGGGGAGAGTAGACAGTATAGAGACAATAATAAGCCcgatagttttattaaaatcgaggTATCGCAATCGGCTGTGATAAACAATCTATAATCCTTcgcgtaaatataaaaattccgtTTGGAAGTTTTGCAATTGCCGCCCGAGATGTTTTTAATGTTTCTGTTCTACATTTTCTCGATTGTCCTatcattcttattttataacgaTCGTGTGCTTGTGTTCTCTTAGAcactaatataaaaaaaaaaaaattcgacatATATAACGACATGATGAACTAAAACGTTCACATGTCCTCGTCGAAGTTCTCTTTCTTACACCCTTTACTTTCTTGCACGTATCCGTCGGTGAACTCTTTAACGATATCCGCGATTGGCATCACGGGCAACGGCGGATGCGGGCCAGGGTGAGTTTTTCTATGGCAGATCAATCCTGGCTTTTGCGTGAACGCTTTGCCGCATATGTCACATACAAACGGTCGTTTGCCAGTATGGATAAGCAAATGCTGGCGCAGCTGTGACCTTCGCGCGAAAGGTTTGCTACAGATCATGCAGGAATGCGGCTTGCATCCCGTGTGCACCACCATGTGCCTCTTGAACGAGTCTTTCTTCGTGAAGGTCTTACCGCATTCCGCGCAAACTATTTTGTCGCGTTGCTCGTGCTGCGTCAGCAAATGCTGATCCAGATTCTCTTGCGTAACCATACGTCTTTTGCAGATGTGACACTCGTACTTGGGCTTGTAGTGCGCCCATTTCTGATGCACATAGAGCGAGCCGCTGTTAAGGCACTGTTTGCCACATACATCGCACTTGATCGGCTTCTCCTTATGATGGAATCGTATATGATTCGTTAGATCCCCCTTGACCTTGAACTTTTTTGTGCAGAAATTGCACTGGTGCTCGTAATTGTCCGTATGCTTCCTCGTGAAGTGGGACTGCAAGGAATGCTTCGATCTGCAAACAAATCCGCATGCCGAGCAAGGGAATTTCGTGGCGCTAGGTCGTTTCCTGGACCAAGTATCGTGCTTCCTATCCAGATGAGCGATGAACGAGCTCTTCTTCGGGGTTCTAAAGCCGCACACGGCGCATATGTAAGCGCCATCCTCTTTTATGCATATCTTCTTCTTATGACTCCACGCTACGTGTTTCCTGAAGGCTAATACCGTGTCGAATATCTCCGAGCACAATTTGCATTTCACTATCTCACTCGAAGTCTTTTTCGGAGAAGGCATTTTCGGAGGTGTTGCATTATTGCTAGAAGGTACGCTAGGCACATCTACCATTGCTTCCTCAAGATATTCTACTTCTCCCTCATCGTCATTTTCGTCCTCTGTCTGATCTTCGCTCGCTTCCGTGTCTACCTCCGAGTTGGACGCAAGTTTCTCGATAGTCACCATACTGCCACTCGCTTCCGTGTCTACCTCCGGGTTGGACGCACGTTTCTCGATAGTCACCATACTGCCACTCGCTTTCGTGTCTACCTCCAGGTTGGACGCAAGTTTCTCGATAGTCTGCACGATACTGCCACTCGGTTTCGCGTCTACCTCCGGGTTGGACGCAAGTTTCTCGATAGTCACCATACTGCCCTGTACTTTCACCTGGTATAAATCTCCAACCGTCTTATCATCGACAGTTTCGCTGATGCCGTTTAGTGTGATCGGCTTTATAGTTCCTTTCAGTTCCTCTATTTCTTCAACATTTCCATTAAGAATGCTCTCAACGTTGTATTTCTCATCCAAAGAATCGTATTCTTCTCCCTCCAACTGACACTCCTCTTTCACCTCTATACTAATGTTGTCATATTCCATTTCCTCTACTTCCTCTTCTAGCTCCTCCCCTTCTACTTCCTCCTCTAATTGCTCATCCACTTGTCCTGGTATATCCTCGTCCGGTAAAGGCGAATCGCCTTCGGGTACAAACGCATAATACGGCTTGCCGTCGAATTCCAAAATTTGCCACTTCTTCATCACCAGTGATTCATTGTCAAAGATGAAAATACCACGAGGATTGTACGCGCCTTGGTGCCTGAAACATTACggaatgaaataattattagaaagaataaaatcaaGGTGATTTTTATCTATACCGTGAAAAATTATACGCTAAAAGTCATTATTTATCccatataaatttaatcacaGATCAACGAAGGTACTCACAAACGGAGAGCTAAAACTACCTTTCTTGTTGATCAGCATTGTAGTCCGTTGCGACCTACATTATGGCAATCACGAAACTGCCATAAAATGGGGAAAATTCGaaagatacaaaatatttgtacaaaataaaatattattgtacatatgtacatatccaatatataaatcaatatatttattttaacaacttAAGAAATATGTATCCATTCGAAGCaagtatatttctaaataatatgttatattatatttaaaaaaattaatgagaaatgaaaaatgtgttaagtaatagatatatttagaaCATAAATAACAATAGGATATGAAACGtagatatttcataaatttataatgttcttttGTAATTGCATGGCTTAAAATTCACGAAGTTGCAATGCTTAAAATACATAAGCAATTCTTAAGTACAAACTAGGAATCAAGTAAACGTCATAacataactttataatttacaaacacttcatttcattttttagaGTTTATgcgtgtttttaaataataaaatatttttatatttatataatctttttatttggacaCATACACTCCGACTTTTCAAAAAAACCGAACCAAATCTCAAggtaaatcttttaaatcaaGTATTAtaaacacaaattttcaaGTTGTTTTTTCAACGCGACTTATTGatgacaatattttttataatacttatctctgagataatatattataagatcatatattatatcaatatattacataaagtgatgaatatattaaatttagtaacattaaaattaaaagtctataaataaaaatattattttattattgtattaataaattgaaacggGAAATAAGAGAAGCTTTTTATCTCGCATACATAATAGTGGAAAACAATAACTTTCGCAtcattactattttattgtaaacttcGTGATTCTCGTCAACTCCGttgcttttaacttttaactttgcaaataaaaatatcccaATGCTGTTCatcttaattattcatatctGTAGATCAACGCCGTTGTGCGTTACAAGCAAATGCCTTGCACTTGTGTAGTTTTCTTTTTGTCTCAGATTTCAATCATGTTCAGCAACATGTGCCTTTTACTGCACGCAGAcgcgattacattatttatccATTTAATCGCCACatgagataaaagatataaaagacAAGGATCATATAAAGCACCGACGTTCAAGCTGTGCTGTTTTATTTCTTGGTAAACTCCTTTACTATGTGGTCGATATGTATCACCGGCAAGGGCGGCAGAACGCCCGTGTGAATCTTCCTATGGCAGATGAGACCGGCCTTCTGAGCGAACGACTTGTCGCACACGTCGCACGCGTAGATGCGCTCGCCGGTGTGCAAAAGGAGGTGCTGGTTCAGGCTGCTGTGCCTGGCGAACGCTCTGTCGCAGACCGTGCAGATGTACGGCTTGTCGCCCGTGTGGATCCTCATGTGCTTCTTCAGGTCGTGATTCTCGAAGAACGTCTTACCGCACTCCTCGCACACCgacttctccttcttctcgtGCTGCGTCAGTATGTGCTGATTTAGATTCTCCTGCGTAACGAGGCGCCGATGGCACTGCGGACACTCGTACTTCGCCTTGTAATGCGCGTGTTTCTGATGGGTGTACAGGCTGTGGCTGTTCCGGCAGGTCTTGCCGCAGACGTCGCACACCACCGGTTCCTCCTGATGTTTCAACCGGATGTGCGTGGTGAGATCGCCCTTGATCTTGAACTCCTTGCCGCAGTAGTTGCACGAGTAATCGTAATGCTGGGTATGCTTGCGGACGAAGTGCGACCTCAGGGTCTCCTTGCGAGAGAACACCACGTCGCAGACGATGCAGTTGAACTTTTGCCTGCTGCTGGCGAACCTATCGTCGTCCGCGGTTCCCTCGTGCTTCTCGGCGAGATGCGCGATCATCGTGGATCTCTTGTTGCAGCGGAAGTTGCATTTTCCGCATGAAAGAGCTTGATTTCGCGGCTCCGTCGCCGCGGTGAACGTGAGATTCTTTTTTACGCCCGTTTCGCGTCCGCGGACGATCCCCACCGTGTGCGTGAGCTTGTGCTGTTTTAACGAGTACTTGTTCTTAAAGTGTCTAGGACAGACGTCGCAGCCGAACGAATtgcgtttttctttctcgcaatCTTTCTCCTGCgatttcttctcttctcgGCGTTTGGAGACCGATA
Coding sequences:
- the LOC139810155 gene encoding uncharacterized protein isoform X4; this translates as MSSLGNLDLCRLCLVKDRVSVPIFEGEGDVRQIFLKITACLPVKVNREDKLPKKICDDCVYKVELCYQFWHTTANAEKQLLQWLGEVNMEDKQGYNVLNPNGMKEQNNENRLDGTVMQQVSEHQNNMNMGMMDNMGLSMPIMISSNAQQQITSVPMDNSGSSVQNVQPVAGPSTQTTHDQITQNQTDTPTQQEEEEESSEEEENSDDECDGDEGLPIKEESEEDPNNSRTIEPTTFVNVSLACDEAGPSGLQQQKIADMPEMVMSQTADVDPKTGHQGAYNPRGIFIFDNESLVMKKWQILEFDGKPYYAFVPEGDSPLPDEDIPGQVDEQLEEEVEGEELEEEVEEMEYDNISIEVKEECQLEGEEYDSLDEKYNVESILNGNVEEIEELKGTIKPITLNGISETVDDKTVGDLYQVKVQGSMVTIEKLASNPEVDAKPSGSIVQTIEKLASNLEVDTKASGSMVTIEKRASNPEVDTEASEDQTEDENDDEGEVEYLEEAMVDVPSVPSSNNATPPKMPSPKKTSSEIVKCKLCSEIFDTVLAFRKHVAWSHKKKICIKEDGAYICAVCGFRTPKKSSFIAHLDRKHDTWSRKRPSATKFPCSACGFVCRSKHSLQSHFTRKHTDNYEHQCNFCTKKFKVKGDLTNHIRFHHKEKPIKCDVCGKQCLNSGSLYVHQKWAHYKPKYECHICKRRMVTQENLDQHLLTQHEQRDKIVCAECGKTFTKKDSFKRHMVVHTGCKPHSCMICSKPFARRSQLRQHLLIHTGKRPFVCDICGKAFTQKPGLICHRKTHPGPHPPLPVMPIADIVKEFTDGYVQESKGCKKENFDEDM
- the LOC139810155 gene encoding uncharacterized protein isoform X3 — encoded protein: MSSLGNLDLCRLCLVKDRVSVPIFEGEGDVRQIFLKITACLPVKVNREDKLPKKICDDCVYKVELCYQFWHTTANAEKQLLQWLGEVNMEDKQGYNVLNPNGMKEQNNENRLDGTVMQQVSEHQNNMNMGMMDNMGLSMPIMISSNAQQQITSVPMDNSGSSVQNVQPVAGPSTQTTHDQITQNQTDTPTQQEEEEESSEEEENSDDECDGDEGLPIKEESEEDPNNSRTIEPTTFVNVSLACDEAGPSGLQQQKIADMPEMVMSQTADVDPKTGHQGAYNPRGIFIFDNESLVMKKWQILEFDGKPYYAFVPEGDSPLPDEDIPGQVDEQLEEEVEGEELEEEVEEMEYDNISIEVKEECQLEGEEYDSLDEKYNVESILNGNVEEIEELKGTIKPITLNGISETVDDKTVGDLYQVKVQGSMVTIEKLASNPEVDAKPSGSIVQTIEKLASNLEVDTEASGSMVTIEKLASNSEVDTEASEDQTEDENDDEGEVEYLEEAMVDVPSVPSSNNATPPKMPSPKKTSSEIVKCKLCSEIFDTVLAFRKHVAWSHKKKICIKEDGAYICAVCGFRTPKKSSFIAHLDRKHDTWSRKRPSATKFPCSACGFVCRSKHSLQSHFTRKHTDNYEHQCNFCTKKFKVKGDLTNHIRFHHKEKPIKCDVCGKQCLNSGSLYVHQKWAHYKPKYECHICKRRMVTQENLDQHLLTQHEQRDKIVCAECGKTFTKKDSFKRHMVVHTGCKPHSCMICSKPFARRSQLRQHLLIHTGKRPFVCDICGKAFTQKPGLICHRKTHPGPHPPLPVMPIADIVKEFTDGYVQESKGCKKENFDEDM
- the LOC139810155 gene encoding uncharacterized protein isoform X2, translated to MSSLGNLDLCRLCLVKDRVSVPIFEGEGDVRQIFLKITACLPVKVNREDKLPKKICDDCVYKVELCYQFWHTTANAEKQLLQWLGEVNMEDKQGYNVLNPNGMKEQNNENRLDGTVMQQVSEHQNNMNMGMMDNMGLSMPIMISSNAQQQITSVPMDNSGSSVQNVQPVAGPSTQTTHDQITQNQTDTPTQQEEEEESSEEEENSDDECDGDEGLPIKEESEEDPNNSRTIEPTTFVNVSLACDEAGPSGLQQQKIADMPEMVMSQTADVDPKTGHQGAYNPRGIFIFDNESLVMKKWQILEFDGKPYYAFVPEGDSPLPDEDIPGQVDEQLEEEVEGEELEEEVEEMEYDNISIEVKEECQLEGEEYDSLDEKYNVESILNGNVEEIEELKGTIKPITLNGISETVDDKTVGDLYQVKVQGSMVTIEKLASNPEVDAKPSGSIVQTIEKLASNLEVDTKASGSMVTIEKRASNPEVDTEASGSMVTIEKLASNSEVDTEASEDQTEDENDDEGEVEYLEEAMVDVPSVPSSNNATPPKMPSPKKTSSEIVKCKLCSEIFDTVLAFRKHVAWSHKKKICIKEDGAYICAVCGFRTPKKSSFIAHLDRKHDTWSRKRPSATKFPCSACGFVCRSKHSLQSHFTRKHTDNYEHQCNFCTKKFKVKGDLTNHIRFHHKEKPIKCDVCGKQCLNSGSLYVHQKWAHYKPKYECHICKRRMVTQENLDQHLLTQHEQRDKIVCAECGKTFTKKDSFKRHMVVHTGCKPHSCMICSKPFARRSQLRQHLLIHTGKRPFVCDICGKAFTQKPGLICHRKTHPGPHPPLPVMPIADIVKEFTDGYVQESKGCKKENFDEDM